The sequence TCGCGCACGGTGGAGTCGGCAGCAGGGGTGTCGGTCGGGTTCATGGCGGCGGCGCGGGTGGCGCGTGGAGTCGGGGTTGGTCAGGGTGACAGGGAGGCGCCGAGCTTCTGGCTCAACACATGCGCGGCCTCGTCCCAGGAAACCGTCACCCCGATTGTAGAAAGGTCCACCGTTTGCAGGCCGGTGTAGCCGCACGGGTTGATGCGCTGGAAGGGTTGCAGGTCCATCGCCACGTTGAGCGCGACGCCGTGGTAGGCGCAATGGCGGCTGACCTTGATGCCGAGTGCGGCAATCTTGCCCAGGCCGGTGAAGTCGGGGATGGGTGCCGGCGCACCGGGGTGTCGCTTCTGCGGGCGCTGGGGCAGCGCGGCGTGGCTGAAAGGATCGTCCAGCCGCACGTAGATGCCGGGCGCACCGGCCACCCGGTGGCCCGTGACCTGAAAGGTGGCCAGCGTGCGGATCACGGCTTCTTCGACCCGGTGGACGAACTCCTTGACGTAGTAGCCCGCACGCTGAAGGTCCACCAGTGGGTACGCCACCACCTGGCCGGGACCGTGGTAGGTCACCTGGCCGCCCCGGTTGGTCTGCACCACGGGGATGCTGCCGGGGGCCAGCAGGTGGTCTTCGCGACCGGCGAGGCCTTGGGTAAAGACGGGTGGGTGCGCGCAGATCCAGAGCTCGTCGGGCGTGTCGGGCGCGCGCTCCACCGTGAAGGCCTGCATGGCCTGGTAAGTGGTGTCGTAAGGCACCAGGCCCAAAGACCGAATGATCACAGAACGATCTTGACCATGGGGTGCGTGGTCAGGGTGCGGTAGAGCTCGTCGAGTTGCTCGCGGCTGGTTACGTGCACGCTGAGCGTCAGGCCCATGTAGTTGCCCGCCTTGCTCGGGCGCTGCTCAACCGTGCCGGCATCGAAGGTGGCATCGAAGGCCCGGGCCACGTGCACCATGGCGTCGATGAAGCCCTCCACGTTCGCGCCCATCACCTTGATGGGAAATTGTGTCGGGTACTCGATGAGGGATTGTTCGGGGGGAATTTCGCGGGGTTGATCCATGGAGCTTCTCCGGTTCAGGCCGACAGGGCGGCCACGGCTTGCTGGTACCCAGCGTAGAGACGTTGGTAGACGGGGCCGGGGCTGCCCTGGCCGACGGACTGGCCATCGAGTCGGGTGATGGGCAGCACCTCCTTGGTGGCGGACGACAGCAGCAGTTCGTCGGCGGCCAACACCTCGGCCCGGGTGATGGGGCGCAACTCGAAGCCCAGACCCTGCGCCCGGCAGAGTTCTTCGATCAGGCCGAAGCGGATGCCCTCGAGCACCAGGTTGTCTTTGGGTGGGCCCATGACGGTGCCGTCCTTGACCACCCACACATTGCTGGAGGCCGCCTCGCTCAGGTGGTCGCCTCGAAACATCACGGTTTCCACCGCGCCGGCGTCCACGCTGATCTGGCGAGCCAACACCGCGCCCAGCAGGCTGGTGCTTTTGATGTGTGCCTTCTCCCAGCGGAAATCGGCGGCGGTGACACAGGCCACGCCCTGTTCGCGTTGGGCCGGAGTCGCCAGCTTCATCTCGCTCACCATCACGAACACCGTGGGCATGATGTCCGCCGGCATCGCGTGGTCCCTCAGCGCCACGCCGCGGGTGACCTGGATGTAGATCAGCTGGTTGGCGGCGCCACGGCTGTCCTGCAGTGAGAGTGCCAGGCGTCGGGCGATCGCCGCCCACTCGGCGCGCGACAGGGGGTTTTTGATGCGCAGCTCGACCAGCGACCGGTCCAGGCGAGCCATGTGCTGATCGAACCGGAACGCCAAACCACCGTAACACGGCAGTACCTCGTACACGCCATCGCCAAAAATGAACCCCCGATCCAGCACGCTCACCTGTGCGTTGCGCAGCTCGGTGAACGCACCGTTGAGGTAACAGAGGGTGTCGGGCAGATCGGGAGGGTTGCCCCAGTTCGCAGCGGTCATGAATCGATTATCGGTGGCGGCATTCGCAGCAGACGCACAAACCGCGCTCAGCCTTGACGACCCCATGGGGTTTCTACGTATAATCAGCGGCTTTGCGAACGTCGCCCAACCGTAACCTGTCTGTAACCATCCATGTCGACAATGCAACGCGTCGATCCGGAATCGCAGACCCAGGCAGAAGGTTTAGATGGTGAGCAAGAGATCGAATTCAAGCCGCTGACGCGTGAAGAAGCGTTGCAGTGGCGGGCCAGCCAGCCGCGCTTCTCGTTGTGGCGTCTGGTAGGTGTGCAGTTGTTGGTGGGCTTGTCCTCTGGCGCGTTGGCCTGGTTGTTCACGCAATCGGTTTCGGTGGCTTGGTCGGTCCTCTACGGCGCTGCAGCGGTGGTGTTGCCGTCGGCCTTGATGGCTTACGGTTTGACGTCGAGTGCATTGAGTCGCCTGCTGGCGGGTTATGCGCAAGCCGCCTTCGCCGGGTTTTTGTTGTGGGAGGGGGTCAAGATTATGCTGGTGGTGGCCATGTTGTGGTCGGCGCCCTGGATCGTCCCCGAGCTGAATTGGCTGGGCCTGTTGGCCGGTCTGGTGTTGGTTCTCAAGGTGTACTGGTTTGGATTCTGGATCCAGACCCGGCGCGCAAATCTAAACGGTTGAATTTCCGACAAATCGGTGCAAACGAACATGGCAACTGAAGGCAGCGCTCTGACCCCCGGCGAATACATCCGCCACCACCTGGTTCATTTGACGAACAAGAAGCAAGAGTCGATCGTCGACTTTTCCGTCATCAACATCGATTCGGTGATCGTGAGCTCCCTGTTGGGTGCCCTGGTCTGTTTCGTGCTGTGGCTCGCCGCCCGCAAGTCCACCGCCGGTGTGCCCGGCCGTTTCCAGGCCGCTGTGGAAATGCTGGTCGAGATGGTCGACAGCCAGGCCAAGGCCGTCATCCACAACGCCCACAGCCGCAAGCTGGTCGCCCCGCTGGCGCTGACCGTGTTTGTCTGGATCTTCATGATGAACTTCATGGACATGCTGCCGGTTGACCTGCTGCCTTCCATCTGGCACGTGGCCGGCCCGGCCATGGGTTACCCCGACTACCTGCGTGTCGTGCCCACCGCCGACCTCTCCACCACGCTTGGCCTGTCCGTGTCCGTGCTGTTGATGTGCTTGTTCTACAACATCAAGATCAAGGGCATCGGCGGCTGGACGCACGAGCTCGTCACCGCACCTTTCGGCACCAGCAAGAACCCCATCTGGGCGCTGCTGCTGGGCGTGATCAACTTCCTGATGCAGATGATCGAGTTCGTGGCCAAGACGGTCTCCCACGGCATGCGGTTGTTCGGAAACATGTTCGCGGGTGAGCTGGTCTTCATGCTGATTGCGTTGCTGGGCGGCTTTGCCTCCCTCTCGCTCGGTGGTGGACTCTTCTTCGTCGGACATGTGATCGCAGGCACGGTTTGGACCTTGTTCCACATTCTGGTCATCACCTTGCAGGCGTTCATTTTCATGATGCTGGCCCTGATTTACCTCGGGCAGGCGCATGACGCTCACTGAGTTGCGCGGCCTGTCCTCGCTCTGAGTTCTCGTTTCTTTCTTTCCTTTTTTCAACTTTCGTTCATCTCATAGGAGTCATCATGGAAAACGTTCTGGGTCTTGTCGCACTGGCTTGCGGTCTCATCGTCGGTCTGGGCGCCATCGGCGCATCCATCGGCATCGCGCTGATGGGCGGCAAATTTCTGGAAGCGTCGGCCCGTCAGCCCGAGCTGATGAACGACCTGCAAACCAAGATGTTCATCTTGGCCGGTCTGATCGACGCGGCCTTCCTGATCGGCGTGGCCATCGCCCTCCTGTTCGCGTTCGCCAACCCCTTCACGCTGGCTTAATGGGATTTGCTGCCTCGTCGGGCAGCGTTCTGAACAGCGGGGCCTCCAAGGCCATTCGCTGGCAGCGCACCGACGCAGCAGCAAGTGCATCACCACTTATGTCAACACACAGAAAGGCGTTGCGATGAATATCAATGCAACCCTCTTTGCGCAGGCCATCGTCTTTGCGATCCTGGTGTGGTTCACGATGAAATTCGTGTGGCCCCCGATTGCCAAGGCGCTCGATGAGCGTGCGTTGAAGATTTCCGAAGGTCTGGCGGCTTCCGAAAAAGCCAAGTCCGAACTGGCCGTGGCCAACAAGCGTGTGGAAGAAGAGTTGGGCAAATCGCGCAACGAAGCCGCCACCCGCCTGGCCGACGCCGAGCGCCGCGCGCAGACCGTGATCGAAGAGGCCAAGGCGCGTGCGACCGATGAAGCCAACAAGATCGTGGCCGCCGCGCATCTGGAAGCCGAACAACAGGTCGTCAAGGCCCGTGAAGCCCTGCGCGAGCAAGTGGCTGCGCTGGCTGTCAAGGGCGCCGAGCAGATCCTCAAGCGCGAAGTCAACGCCGGCGTTCACGCCGAGTTGCTGGGCCGCCTGAAGACCGAGCTCTGATCCACCGACACGGCACCAAAGGACAACCATGGCCGAAATCGCCACCATTGCCCGCCCTTACGCGGAAGCGCTGTTCCAGGCCTCGGGCACTGGCGCCGCTGGCACCGCCGCCTGGCTCGACGAGCTGGCGTCGGTGGCTGCCGATGAACAGCTTCGTCTGTACGCCGACAACCCCAGGACCACACCCGAACAGGTGTTCAGCCTGGTCAGTGGCGTGATCAAGACGAGCCTGCCCGCGATGGCGCAGAACTTCCTGCGCACCGTGATCGACAATGGCCGTCTGGCCGCGCTGCCTGAAATCGCGGACCAGTTCCGTGCTTTGAAGAACGCGCAACAAGGTGCGTTCGATGCCGTGGTCTACAGCGCCTTTGCGATCGACGGCGCTGCGTTGGCCGATCTTTCCGGCGTGCTCGAAAAGCGCTTTGCCCGCAAGCTCAACCTCCAGGTCGAACTGCAACCCGACTTGATCGGTGGCATTCGCGTGGTGGTGGGCGACGAAGTGCTCGACACCTCGATCAAAGCCCGCCTGGAACACATGAAATCCGCCTTGACCGCGGCTTGACCGCTGTCACTCCGCGCCCGCCTGCTCACCATTTAACGAAAGAAGGAAAGAGTCATGCAACTCAATCCCGCTGAAATCTCCGAACTGATCAAGTCCCGCATCGAGGGACTGGGCACATCGACCGATGTGCGCAACCAGGGCACCGTGGTGTCGGTGACCGACGGTATCGTCCGCGTCCACGGCCTGTCCGACGTGATGCAGGGCGAGATGCTGGAATTCCCGGCCAACAAGGACGGCGTGCCTTCCTTCGGTCTGGCGCTGAACCTGGAGCGCGACTCCGTGGGCGCCGTGATTCTGGGTGAGTACGAGCACATCTCCGAAGGCGAAACCGTCAAGTGCACGGGTCGCATTCTGGAAGTGCCGGTGGGTCCCGAGCTGATTGGCCGCGTGGTCAACGCCCTGGGTGCACCCATCGATGGCAAAGGCCCGATCAACGCCAAGATGACCGACGTGATCGAGAAGGTCGCACCTGGCGTGATCGCCCGCAAATCGGTGGACCAGCCAGTGCAGACCGGCCTGAAGTCGATCGACTCGATGGTGCCCGTGGGCCGTGGCCAGCGCGAGCTGATCATCGGCGACCGCCAGACCGGCAAGACCGCCGTGGCGATCGACGCGATCATCAACCAGAAGGGTCAAAACATGACCTGCGTTTACGTCGCCATTGGCCAGAAGGCCTCGTCGATCAAGAACGTGGTGCGCGCTCTGGAGCAGGCTGGCGCGATGGAATACACCATCGTCGTGGCCGCTTCGGCCTCCGAATCCGCTGCCATGCAGTACCTGTCGGCCTACTCCGGCTGCACCATGGGCGAGTACTTCCGCGACCGTGGCCAGGACGCCT is a genomic window of Hydrogenophaga sp. RAC07 containing:
- the lipB gene encoding lipoyl(octanoyl) transferase LipB; amino-acid sequence: MIIRSLGLVPYDTTYQAMQAFTVERAPDTPDELWICAHPPVFTQGLAGREDHLLAPGSIPVVQTNRGGQVTYHGPGQVVAYPLVDLQRAGYYVKEFVHRVEEAVIRTLATFQVTGHRVAGAPGIYVRLDDPFSHAALPQRPQKRHPGAPAPIPDFTGLGKIAALGIKVSRHCAYHGVALNVAMDLQPFQRINPCGYTGLQTVDLSTIGVTVSWDEAAHVLSQKLGASLSP
- a CDS encoding HP0495 family protein, coding for MDQPREIPPEQSLIEYPTQFPIKVMGANVEGFIDAMVHVARAFDATFDAGTVEQRPSKAGNYMGLTLSVHVTSREQLDELYRTLTTHPMVKIVL
- a CDS encoding aminotransferase class IV — encoded protein: MTAANWGNPPDLPDTLCYLNGAFTELRNAQVSVLDRGFIFGDGVYEVLPCYGGLAFRFDQHMARLDRSLVELRIKNPLSRAEWAAIARRLALSLQDSRGAANQLIYIQVTRGVALRDHAMPADIMPTVFVMVSEMKLATPAQREQGVACVTAADFRWEKAHIKSTSLLGAVLARQISVDAGAVETVMFRGDHLSEAASSNVWVVKDGTVMGPPKDNLVLEGIRFGLIEELCRAQGLGFELRPITRAEVLAADELLLSSATKEVLPITRLDGQSVGQGSPGPVYQRLYAGYQQAVAALSA
- a CDS encoding ATP synthase subunit I, with product MSTMQRVDPESQTQAEGLDGEQEIEFKPLTREEALQWRASQPRFSLWRLVGVQLLVGLSSGALAWLFTQSVSVAWSVLYGAAAVVLPSALMAYGLTSSALSRLLAGYAQAAFAGFLLWEGVKIMLVVAMLWSAPWIVPELNWLGLLAGLVLVLKVYWFGFWIQTRRANLNG
- the atpB gene encoding F0F1 ATP synthase subunit A, which translates into the protein MATEGSALTPGEYIRHHLVHLTNKKQESIVDFSVINIDSVIVSSLLGALVCFVLWLAARKSTAGVPGRFQAAVEMLVEMVDSQAKAVIHNAHSRKLVAPLALTVFVWIFMMNFMDMLPVDLLPSIWHVAGPAMGYPDYLRVVPTADLSTTLGLSVSVLLMCLFYNIKIKGIGGWTHELVTAPFGTSKNPIWALLLGVINFLMQMIEFVAKTVSHGMRLFGNMFAGELVFMLIALLGGFASLSLGGGLFFVGHVIAGTVWTLFHILVITLQAFIFMMLALIYLGQAHDAH
- the atpE gene encoding F0F1 ATP synthase subunit C, whose translation is MENVLGLVALACGLIVGLGAIGASIGIALMGGKFLEASARQPELMNDLQTKMFILAGLIDAAFLIGVAIALLFAFANPFTLA
- a CDS encoding F0F1 ATP synthase subunit B; translation: MNINATLFAQAIVFAILVWFTMKFVWPPIAKALDERALKISEGLAASEKAKSELAVANKRVEEELGKSRNEAATRLADAERRAQTVIEEAKARATDEANKIVAAAHLEAEQQVVKAREALREQVAALAVKGAEQILKREVNAGVHAELLGRLKTEL
- a CDS encoding F0F1 ATP synthase subunit delta codes for the protein MAEIATIARPYAEALFQASGTGAAGTAAWLDELASVAADEQLRLYADNPRTTPEQVFSLVSGVIKTSLPAMAQNFLRTVIDNGRLAALPEIADQFRALKNAQQGAFDAVVYSAFAIDGAALADLSGVLEKRFARKLNLQVELQPDLIGGIRVVVGDEVLDTSIKARLEHMKSALTAA
- the atpA gene encoding F0F1 ATP synthase subunit alpha, which encodes MQLNPAEISELIKSRIEGLGTSTDVRNQGTVVSVTDGIVRVHGLSDVMQGEMLEFPANKDGVPSFGLALNLERDSVGAVILGEYEHISEGETVKCTGRILEVPVGPELIGRVVNALGAPIDGKGPINAKMTDVIEKVAPGVIARKSVDQPVQTGLKSIDSMVPVGRGQRELIIGDRQTGKTAVAIDAIINQKGQNMTCVYVAIGQKASSIKNVVRALEQAGAMEYTIVVAASASESAAMQYLSAYSGCTMGEYFRDRGQDALIVYDDLSKQAVAYRQVSLLLRRPPGREAYPGDVFYLHSRLLERAARVNADYVEAFTKGEVKGKTGSLTALPIIETQAGDVSAFVPTNVISITDGQIFLETSLFNAGIRPAINAGISVSRVGGAAQTKLIKSLSGGIRTDLAQYRELAAFAQFASDLDEATRKQLDRGARVTELLKQAQYSPQSIGLMASTLFAVNKGYLDDIEVKKVLSFENGMHAFLKDKHAALLAKLENDKAMDKDAEAQLAAAIADFKKTGTY